One window of Equus asinus isolate D_3611 breed Donkey chromosome 7, EquAss-T2T_v2, whole genome shotgun sequence genomic DNA carries:
- the LOC123287441 gene encoding mucin-2-like, protein MDRKHGKYVVNIEPSGNQPPFLNPRNHEARSSACWFPTSTDATGDVGVNLTGVCTNTGTLGHSEFPNREFQHGQVTRNFFRDWSLWKIFLACLLACLITTAIGVLIVSLVYSGKNNKGTIVIQLPQSQETTSSTTGPTSSMSSTAAATTTIFTETTTTTTASTSTEQTTTPTASSTTEATTTTPTTSTEQTTTPTASTTTAATTATATTSMEQTTTPTASTTTEATTATATTTISTETTTTTAAITSTEPTTTMTTSSTTEATTTTTLMEPSTTPTSSPTTEVTTTTATTTAPTESTTTIATTSTEQTTTPTTSPTTEATTTTATISTEQTTIPTVSSTTEATTTPVTTSTEQTTTPTASTTTEATTTTATTSTELTTTPTSSTTTEAATATATTTISTKTTTTATATTSTEQTTTPTFSTTTEATTTTRTTSTEQTTTPTASTTSEATTTTATTSMEQTTTPTASTTIEATTTTATTSMEQTTTPTSSTTTEATTTTPSTSTEQITTPTASPTTEAITTAATASTELTTTPTASIPTEATTATATTTISTDTTITTAAITSTEPTTTMTTSSTTEAATTATTLMEPSNTPTSSPTTEVTTTTATTTAPTESTTTIATTSTEQTTTPASSTTTEATTTTATTSTEQTTTPTASTTAEAITTTVTTSAEQTTTPTSSTTTEATTTTATTSMEQSTTSTASTTTEATTTTVTTSTEQTTTPTASTTTEATTTTATTSMEQSTTPTASTTTEATTTTATTSMEQTTTPTTSSTTEASTATATSTISTETTTTTTPSTSTEQTTTSTSSTITEAITTTPSTSTEQTTTPTASTTTEATTTIATTSTEQTTTPTASPTTEATSTRATTSMEQTTTPTTSTTTEATTATATTTISTETTTVTTATTSMEQTTTPISSTTTETTLTTAATSTEQTTTPTSSTTTEATTTTATTSTEQTTTPTASPTTEAITTAATASTELTTTPTASTPTEATTATATTTISTDTTITTAAITSTEPTTTMTTSSTTEAATTATTLMEPSNTPTSSPTTEVTTTTATTTAPTESTTTIATTSTEQTTTPASSTTTEATTTTATTSTEQTTTPTASTTAEAITTTVTTSAEQTTTPTSSTTTEATTTTATTSMEQSTTSTASTTTEATTTTVTTSTEQTTTPTASTTTEATTTTATTSMEQSTTPTASTTTEATTTTATTSMEQTTTPTTSSTTEASTATATSTISTETTTTTTPSTSTEQTTTSTSSTITEAITTTPSTSTEQTTTPTASTTTEATTTIATTSTEQTTTPTASPTTEATSTRATTSMEQTTTPTTSTTTEATTATATTTISTETTTVTTATTSMEQTTTPISSTTTETTLTTAATSTEQTTTPTSSTTTEATTTTATTSTEQTTTPTASPTTEAITTAATASTELTTTPTASTPTEATTATATTTISTDTTITTAAITSTEPTTTMTTSSTTEAATTATTLMEPSNTPTSSPTTEVTTTTATTTAPTESTTTIATTSTEQTTTPASSTTTEATTTTATTSTEQTTTRTASTTTEAITTTVTTSAEQTTTPTASTTTEATTTTVTTSTEQTTTPTASTTTEATTTTVTTSTEQTTTPTASTTTEATTTTVTTSTEQTTTPTSSTTTEATTTTATTSMEQSTTSTASTTTEATTTTVTTSTEQTTTPTASTTTEATTTTATTSMEQTTTPTTSSTTEASTATATSTISTETTTTTTPSTSTEQTTTPASSTITEAITTTPSTSTEQTTTPTASTTTEATTTIATTSTEQTTTPTASPTTEATTTRATTSMEQTTTPTTSTTTEATTATATTTISTEMTTVTTATTSMEQTTTPISSTTTETTLTTATTSTEQTTTPTSSTTTEATTTTATTSTEQTTTPTASPTTEATSTAATASTELTTTPTASTPTEATTATATTTISTETTTTTAAITSTEPTTTMTTSSTTEAATTTTTLMEPSTTPTSSPTMEVTTTTATTTAPTESTTTIATTSTEQTTTPTTSTTTETTTATATTSTELTTTPTTSTTTEATTATATTTISTETTTTTAATTSTEQTTIPTVSSTTEATTTTATTSTEQTTTPTSGTTTEATTTIASTSTEQTTTQTTSTTTEATTTAATTTTELPTTPTSGTTTEVTTAIASTSTEQTTTPTTSSTTEATTTAATTTTELPTTLSTSSTTGAASTASTTAASTEPTDTTASTTSTELTTPMTTSIPTEATTIIATTAVSTEPTTTIATTSTEQTTTPTTSTTH, encoded by the exons CCATTTCTGAACCCAAGAAACCATGAAGCTCGTAGTTCAGCATGTTGGTTTCCAACATCAACTGATGCAACTGGTGATGTTGGTGTGAATTTAACTGGTGTCTGCACAAACACAGGGACCCTTGGACACTCAGAATTTCCAAATAGAGAATTCCAACATGGTCAG gtGACAAGAAATTTCTTCAGGGACTGGTCTTTGTGGAAAATCTTCCTGGCTTGCCTCTTAGCCTGTCTGATAACAACAGCAATTGGAGTACTCATAGTGAGTCTGGTGTATAGTGGGAAAAATAATAAGGGGACCATTGTTATCCAACTTCCACAAAGCCAAGAGACAACCTCATCTACAACTGGACCAACCTCATCTATGAGTTCTACAGCAGCAGCCACCACTACCATTTTCACCGAAACTACAACCACCACAACGGCCAGCACTTCAACAGAACAGACTACCACCCCAACTGCCAGCTCTACCACTGAGGCTACCACCACAACACCTACCACTTCAACTGAACAGACTACCACACCAACTGCCAGCACTACCACTGCAGCTACAACCGCAACAGCCACCACTTCAATGGAACAGACTACCACACCAACTGCCAGCACTACCACTGAGGCTACTACTGCAACAGCCACCACTACCATTTCCACCGAAACTACAACCACCACAGCAGCCATCACTTCAACTGAACCAACTACCACAATGACTACCAGCAGTACTACTGAGGCCACAACAACCACGACTTTAATGGAACCTAGTACCACACCAACTTCTAGCCCTACCACGGAGGTTACAACCACAACAGCCACCACTACTGCTCCCACAGAATCTACAACCACAATAGCCACTACATCAACTGAACAGACTACAACACCAACTACCAGCCCTACCACTGAGGCTACAACCACAACAGCCACCATTTCTACTGAGCAGACTACCATACCAACTGTCAGCAGTACCACTGAGGCTACAACCACACCAGTTACCACTTCAACAGAACAGACTACTACACCAACTGCCAGCACTACCACTGAGGCTACTACCACAACAGCCACCACTTCAACAGAACTGACTACCACACCAACTAGCAGCACTACCACTGAGGCTGCTACAGCAACAGCCACCACTACCATTTCCACCAAAACTACAACCACCGCAACAGCCACCACTTCAACGGAACAGACtaccaccccaaccttcagcaccACCACTGAGGCTACCACCACAACACGTACCACTTCAACTGAACAGACTACCACACCAACTGCCAGCACTACCTCTGAGGCTACAACCACAACAGCCACCACTTCCATGGAACAGACTACCACACCTACTGCCAGCACTACCATTGAGGCTACAACCACAACAGCCACCACTTCTATGGAACAGACTACCACCCCAACCTCCAGCACTACCACTGAGGCTACCACTACAACACCTAGCACTTCAACTGAACAGATTACTACACCAACTGCCAGCCCTACCACTGAGGCTATAACCACAGCAGCCACCGCTTCAACTGAACTGACTACTACACCAACTGCCAGCATCCCCACTGAGGCTACTACTGCAACAGCCACCACTACCATTTCCACTGACACTACAATCACCACAGCAGCTATCACTTCAACTGAACCAACTACCACAATGACTACCAGCAGTACTACTGAGGCTGCCACAACAGCCACAACTTTAATGGAACCAAGTAACACACCAACTTCCAGCCCTACCACGGAGGTTACAACCACAACAGCCACCACTACTGCTCCCACAGAGTCTACAACCACAATAGCCACTACATCAACTGAACAGACTAccaccccagcctccagcactacCACTGAGGCTACCACCACAACAGCTACCACTTCAACTGAACAGACTACCACACCAACTGCCAGCACTACTGCTGAGGCTATAACCACAACAGTCACCACTTCAGCTGAACAGACTACTACACCAACTTCCAGCACTACCACTGAGGCTACAACCACAACAGCCACCACTTCCATGGAACAGAGTACCACATCTACTGCCAGCACTACCACTGAGGCTACAACCACAACAGTCACCACTTCAACTGAACAGACTACTACACCAACTGCCAGCACTACCACTGAGGCTACAACCACAACAGCCACCACTTCAATGGAACAGAGTACCACACCTACTGCCAGCACTACCACTGAGGCTACAACCACAACAGCCACCACTTCTATGGAACAGACTACCACACCAACTACCAGCAGTACCACTGAGGCTTCTACTGCAACAGCCACCTCTACCATTTCCACCGAAACTACAACCACCACAACACCCAGCACTTCAACAGAACAGACTACCACCTCAACCTCCAGCACTATCACTGAGGCTATCACCACAACACCTAGCACTTCAACTGAACAGACCACCACACCAACTGCCAGCACAACCACTGAGGCTACGACCACAATAGCCACCACTTCTACGGAGCAGACTACCACACCAACTGCCAGCCCTACCACTGAGGCTACTTCCACAAGAGCCACCACTTCTATGGAACAGACTACCACACCAACTACCAGCACTACCACTGAGGCTACTACAGCAACAGCCACCACTACCATTTCCACTGAAACGACAACCGTCACAACAGCCACAACTTCAATGGAACAGACTACCACCCCAATCTCCAGCACTACTACTGAGACTACCCTCACAACAGCTGCCACTTCAACTGAACAGACTACCACACCAACTTCCAGCACTACCACTGAGGCTACAACCACAACAGCCACCACTTCTACGGAGCAGACTACCACACCAACTGCCAGCCCTACCACTGAGGCTATAACCACAGCAGCCACCGCTTCAACTGAACTGACTACTACACCAACTGCCAGCACCCCCACTGAGGCTACTACTGCAACAGCCACCACTACCATTTCCACTGACACTACAATCACCACAGCAGCTATCACTTCAACTGAACCAACTACCACAATGACTACCAGCAGTACTACTGAGGCTGCCACAACAGCCACAACTTTAATGGAACCAAGTAACACACCAACTTCCAGCCCTACCACGGAGGTTACAACCACAACAGCCACCACTACTGCTCCCACAGAGTCTACAACCACAATAGCCACTACATCAACTGAACAGACTAccaccccagcctccagcactacCACTGAGGCTACCACCACAACAGCTACCACTTCAACTGAACAGACTACCACACCAACTGCCAGCACTACTGCTGAGGCTATAACCACAACAGTCACCACTTCAGCTGAACAGACTACTACACCAACTTCCAGCACTACCACTGAGGCTACAACCACAACAGCCACCACTTCCATGGAACAGAGTACCACATCTACTGCCAGCACTACCACTGAGGCTACAACCACAACAGTCACCACTTCAACTGAACAGACTACTACACCAACTGCCAGCACTACCACTGAGGCTACAACCACAACAGCCACCACTTCAATGGAACAGAGTACCACACCTACTGCCAGCACTACCACTGAGGCTACAACCACAACAGCCACCACTTCTATGGAACAGACTACCACACCAACTACCAGCAGTACCACTGAGGCTTCTACTGCAACAGCCACCTCTACCATTTCCACCGAAACTACAACCACCACAACACCCAGCACTTCAACAGAACAGACTACCACCTCAACCTCCAGCACTATCACTGAGGCTATCACCACAACACCTAGCACTTCAACTGAACAGACCACCACACCAACTGCCAGCACAACCACTGAGGCTACGACCACAATAGCCACCACTTCTACGGAGCAGACTACCACACCAACTGCCAGCCCTACCACTGAGGCTACTTCCACAAGAGCCACCACTTCTATGGAACAGACTACCACACCAACTACCAGCACTACCACTGAGGCTACTACAGCAACAGCCACCACTACCATTTCCACTGAAACGACAACCGTCACAACAGCCACAACTTCAATGGAACAGACTACCACCCCAATCTCCAGCACTACTACTGAGACTACCCTCACAACAGCTGCCACTTCAACTGAACAGACTACCACACCAACTTCCAGCACTACCACTGAGGCTACAACCACAACAGCCACCACTTCTACGGAGCAGACTACCACACCAACTGCCAGCCCTACCACTGAGGCTATAACCACAGCAGCCACCGCTTCAACTGAACTGACTACTACACCAACTGCCAGCACCCCCACTGAGGCTACTACTGCAACAGCCACCACTACCATTTCCACTGACACTACAATCACCACAGCAGCTATCACTTCAACTGAACCAACTACCACAATGACTACCAGCAGTACTACTGAGGCTGCCACAACAGCCACAACTTTAATGGAACCAAGTAACACACCAACTTCCAGCCCTACCACGGAGGTTACAACCACAACAGCCACCACTACTGCTCCCACAGAGTCTACAACCACAATAGCCACTACATCAACTGAACAGACTAccaccccagcctccagcactacCACTGAGGCTACCACCACAACAGCTACCACTTCAACTGAACAGACTACCACACGAACTGCCAGCACTACTACTGAGGCTATAACCACAACAGTCACCACTTCAGCTGAACAGACTACTACACCAACTGCCAGCACTACTACTGAGGCTACAACCACAACAGTCACCACTTCAACTGAACAGACTACTACACCAACTGCCAGCACTACCACTGAGGCTACTACCACAACAGTCACCACTTCAACTGAACAGACTACTACACCAACTGCCAGCACCACCACTGAGGCTACAACCACAACAGTCACCACTTCAACTGAACAGACTACTACACCAACTTCCAGCACTACCACTGAGGCTACAACCACAACAGCCACCACTTCCATGGAACAGAGTACCACATCTACTGCCAGCACTACCACTGAGGCTACAACCACAACAGTCACCACTTCAACTGAACAGACTACTACACCAACTGCCAGCACTACCACTGAGGCTACAACCACAACAGCCACCACTTCTATGGAACAGACTACCACACCAACTACCAGCAGTACCACTGAGGCTTCTACTGCAACAGCCACCTCTACCATTTCCACCGAAACTACAACCACCACAACACCCAGCACTTCAACTGAACAGACTAccaccccagcctccagcactatCACTGAGGCTATCACCACAACACCTAGCACTTCAACTGAACAGACCACCACACCAACTGCCAGCACAACCACTGAGGCTACGACCACAATAGCCACCACTTCTACGGAGCAGACTACTACACCAACTGCCAGCCCTACCACTGAGGCTACAACCACAAGAGCCACCACTTCTATGGAACAGACTACCACACCAACTACCAGCACTACCACTGAGGCTACTACAGCAACAGCCACCACTACCATTTCCACTGAAATGACAACCGTCACAACAGCCACCACTTCAATGGAACAGACTACCACCCCAATCTCCAGCACTACCACTGAGACTACCCTCACAACAGCTACCACTTCAACTGAACAGACTACCACACCAACTTCCAGCACTACCACTGAGGCTACAACCACAACAGCCACCACTTCTACGGAGCAGACTACCACACCAACTGCCAGCCCTACCACTGAGGCTACTTCCACAGCAGCCACCGCTTCAACAGAACTGACTACTACACCAACTGCCAGCACCCCCACTGAGGCTACTACTGCAACAGCCACCACTACCATTTCAACCGAAACTACAACCACCACAGCAGCTATCACTTCAACTGAACCAACTACCACAATGACTACCAGCAGTACTACTGAGGCTGCCACAACAACCACGACTTTAATGGAACCAAGTACCACACCAACTTCCAGCCCTACCATGGAGGTTACAACCACAACAGCCACCACTACTGCTCCCACAGAGTCTACAACCACAATAGCCACTACATCAACTGAACAGACTACCACACCAACCACCAGCACTACCACTGAGACTACCACTGCAACAGCCACCACTTCAACAGAACTGACTACCACACCAACTACCAGCACTACCACTGAGGCTACCACTGCAACAGCCACCACTACCATTTCCACTGAAACTACAACTACCACAGCAGCCACCACTTCTACTGAGCAGACTACCATACCAACTGTCAGCAGTACCACTGAGGCTACAACCACAACAGCCACCACTTCAACAGAACAGACTACCACACCAACTTCTGGCACTACCACTGAGGCTACCACAACAATAGCCAGTACTTCAACCGAACAGACTACCACACAAACTACCAGTACTACCACTGAGGCTACCACCACAGCAGCCACCACTACAACAGAACTGCCTACCACACCAACTTCTGGCACTACCACTGAGGTTACCACAGCCATAGCCAGTACTTCAACTGAACAGACTACCACACCAACTACCAGTAGTACCACTGAGGCTACCACCACAGCAGCCACCACTACAACAGAACTGCCTACCACACTAAGTACCAGCAGTACCACTGGGGCTGCCTCCACTGCTTCCACTACTGCAGCTTCCACTGAACCTACAGACACCACAGCATCTACCACTTCAACTGAACTGACTACCCCAATGACTACCAGTATTCCCACTGAGGCTACAACCATAATAGCTACCACTGCTGTTTCCACTGAACCTACAACCACAATAGCCACTACATCAACTGAGCAGACTACCACACCAACTACCAGCACTACCCACTGA